One Gadus chalcogrammus isolate NIFS_2021 chromosome 4, NIFS_Gcha_1.0, whole genome shotgun sequence DNA segment encodes these proteins:
- the svopl gene encoding putative transporter SVOPL isoform X1: protein MKGEECKRGGYTGAAYTCRRPTANSDGATVGAGGLGITHQDAGYSSMKTQLVSAIHLQEVELDDIAGGNDQADDKSNNNEDPTYTVEEAVETIGFGRFHVLLFIIMGSANIVEAMEIMLLAVVSPEIRCEWRLEDWQVALVSTMVFLGFMLCGALSGYVADRYGRWKVVVAGFFWSAYFSFLTSYAPSYGWFIFLRSLVGCGVAGVSQGFVLKTEFIPARHRTYLLPLATIFWMLGSMLIIVLGMTVVPTYGWRWMIRLSVTPSVVLLFLFWFIPESARYNVSAGNTRAAMETLEWIARMNHAAMPPGRLVESAQTERGSWRILLSPAFRRTSLLLWYTWFVASFSYYGSVLSSSELLEKNLLCITDADAEHRVKHRHEEGSVCYCIPFAFSDYQTLLISCLGEVALVPLNICLLNVVGRKLSLALLQFLSAIFFLLVNICTTMFGFTVLLFLLRALVSMNFNVVYIYTAEVYPTVARSLGMGFCTSFSRIGGMIAPFIAQVLMSRSVMYAMCPFAVASIVCSLGNFLLPIETKGRALLQSS from the exons ATGAAAGGAGAGGAGTGCAAAAGAGGAGGATACACGGGAGCAGCCTACACCTGT CGAAGACCTACGGCGAATTCGGATGGCGCTACAGTCGGAGCAGGGGGGTTAGGGATCACGCACCAGGACGCCGGCTACAG TAGCATGAAGACCCAGCTGGTGAGTGCCATACACCTACAAGAGGTCGAGCTGGATGATATAGCGGGGGGCAACGATCAAGCAGATGACAAAAGCAATAACAATG AGGACCCGACCTAcacggtggaggaggcggtggagacCATCGGCTTCGGTCGGTTCCACGTCCTGCTCTTCATCATCATGGGCAGCGCCAAC ATCGTGGAGGCCATGGAGATCATGCTGCTAGCCGTGGTGTCTCCTGAGATCCGCTGCGAGTGGCGTCTGGAGGACTGGCAGGTGGCGCTGGTCTCCACG ATGGTGTTCTTGGGGTTCATGCTGTGCGGGGCCCTGAGTGGCTACGTGGCGGACCGCTACGGGCGATGGAAG GTGGTCGTGGCGGGGTTCTTCTGGAGCGCCTACttctccttcctcacctcctACGCTCCGTCCTACGGCTGGTTCATCTTCCTGCGCAGCCTGGTGGGCTGTGGGGTGGCGGGGGTCTCCCAGGG GTTTGTGTTGAAGACAGAGTTCATCCCCGCCCGGCACAGAACCTACCTGCTGCCGCTGGCAACC atcTTCTGGATGCTGGGCTCCATGCTGATCATCGTGCTGGGCATGACGGTGGTGCCCACCTACGGCTGGAGGTGGATGATCCGCCTCTCCGTGACCCCCAGCGTCgtgctcctcttcctgttctgg ttcatCCCAGAGTCGGCTCGCTACAACGTGTCGGCGGGGAACACGCGCGCTGCCATGGAAACGCTGGAGTGGATCGCCAGGATGAACCATGCCGCCATGCCCCCGGGAAGACTGGTGGAGAGCGCACag acagagagggggagctgGCGTATCCTGTTGAGTCCGGCCTTCAGAAGGACGTCTCTGCTGCTGTGGTACACCTG gtTCGTGGCGTCCTTCTCGTACTACGGCTCGGTGCTGAGCAGCTCGGAGCTGCTGGAGAAGAACCTGCTGTGCATCACGGACGCCGACGCGGAGCACCGCGTGAAGCACCGCCACGAGGAGGGCTCCGTTTGCTACTGCATCCCCTTCGCCTTCAGCGACTACCAGACCCTGCTCATCAGCTGCCTGGGGGAGGTCGCAC TCGTCCCCCTCAACATCTGTCTGCTGAATGTGGTGGGCAGGAAGCTCAGTCTGGCTTTGCTGCAGTTCCTCTCCGCCATCTTCTTCCTCCTGGTCAACATCTGCACCACCAT GTTTGGCTTCACAGTGCTGCTCTTCCTGCTCAGGGCTCTGGTGTCCATGAACTTTAACGTGGTCTACATTTACACCGCTGAG GTGTACCCGACGGTGGCGCGCTCTCTGGGGATGGGCTTCTGCACCTCCTTCAGCCGCATCGGGGGCATGATCGCCCCCTTCATCGCCCAG GTGCTGATGTCTCGCTCCGTCATGTACGCCATGTGCCCGTTCGCCGTGGCCTCCATCGTCTGCTCCTTGGGGAACTTCCTGTTGCCCATAGAGACCAAGGGCCGAGCGCTGCTG CAATCCTCCTGA
- the svopl gene encoding putative transporter SVOPL isoform X2, which produces MKTQLVSAIHLQEVELDDIAGGNDQADDKSNNNEDPTYTVEEAVETIGFGRFHVLLFIIMGSANIVEAMEIMLLAVVSPEIRCEWRLEDWQVALVSTMVFLGFMLCGALSGYVADRYGRWKVVVAGFFWSAYFSFLTSYAPSYGWFIFLRSLVGCGVAGVSQGFVLKTEFIPARHRTYLLPLATIFWMLGSMLIIVLGMTVVPTYGWRWMIRLSVTPSVVLLFLFWFIPESARYNVSAGNTRAAMETLEWIARMNHAAMPPGRLVESAQTERGSWRILLSPAFRRTSLLLWYTWFVASFSYYGSVLSSSELLEKNLLCITDADAEHRVKHRHEEGSVCYCIPFAFSDYQTLLISCLGEVALVPLNICLLNVVGRKLSLALLQFLSAIFFLLVNICTTMFGFTVLLFLLRALVSMNFNVVYIYTAEVYPTVARSLGMGFCTSFSRIGGMIAPFIAQVLMSRSVMYAMCPFAVASIVCSLGNFLLPIETKGRALLQSS; this is translated from the exons ATGAAGACCCAGCTGGTGAGTGCCATACACCTACAAGAGGTCGAGCTGGATGATATAGCGGGGGGCAACGATCAAGCAGATGACAAAAGCAATAACAATG AGGACCCGACCTAcacggtggaggaggcggtggagacCATCGGCTTCGGTCGGTTCCACGTCCTGCTCTTCATCATCATGGGCAGCGCCAAC ATCGTGGAGGCCATGGAGATCATGCTGCTAGCCGTGGTGTCTCCTGAGATCCGCTGCGAGTGGCGTCTGGAGGACTGGCAGGTGGCGCTGGTCTCCACG ATGGTGTTCTTGGGGTTCATGCTGTGCGGGGCCCTGAGTGGCTACGTGGCGGACCGCTACGGGCGATGGAAG GTGGTCGTGGCGGGGTTCTTCTGGAGCGCCTACttctccttcctcacctcctACGCTCCGTCCTACGGCTGGTTCATCTTCCTGCGCAGCCTGGTGGGCTGTGGGGTGGCGGGGGTCTCCCAGGG GTTTGTGTTGAAGACAGAGTTCATCCCCGCCCGGCACAGAACCTACCTGCTGCCGCTGGCAACC atcTTCTGGATGCTGGGCTCCATGCTGATCATCGTGCTGGGCATGACGGTGGTGCCCACCTACGGCTGGAGGTGGATGATCCGCCTCTCCGTGACCCCCAGCGTCgtgctcctcttcctgttctgg ttcatCCCAGAGTCGGCTCGCTACAACGTGTCGGCGGGGAACACGCGCGCTGCCATGGAAACGCTGGAGTGGATCGCCAGGATGAACCATGCCGCCATGCCCCCGGGAAGACTGGTGGAGAGCGCACag acagagagggggagctgGCGTATCCTGTTGAGTCCGGCCTTCAGAAGGACGTCTCTGCTGCTGTGGTACACCTG gtTCGTGGCGTCCTTCTCGTACTACGGCTCGGTGCTGAGCAGCTCGGAGCTGCTGGAGAAGAACCTGCTGTGCATCACGGACGCCGACGCGGAGCACCGCGTGAAGCACCGCCACGAGGAGGGCTCCGTTTGCTACTGCATCCCCTTCGCCTTCAGCGACTACCAGACCCTGCTCATCAGCTGCCTGGGGGAGGTCGCAC TCGTCCCCCTCAACATCTGTCTGCTGAATGTGGTGGGCAGGAAGCTCAGTCTGGCTTTGCTGCAGTTCCTCTCCGCCATCTTCTTCCTCCTGGTCAACATCTGCACCACCAT GTTTGGCTTCACAGTGCTGCTCTTCCTGCTCAGGGCTCTGGTGTCCATGAACTTTAACGTGGTCTACATTTACACCGCTGAG GTGTACCCGACGGTGGCGCGCTCTCTGGGGATGGGCTTCTGCACCTCCTTCAGCCGCATCGGGGGCATGATCGCCCCCTTCATCGCCCAG GTGCTGATGTCTCGCTCCGTCATGTACGCCATGTGCCCGTTCGCCGTGGCCTCCATCGTCTGCTCCTTGGGGAACTTCCTGTTGCCCATAGAGACCAAGGGCCGAGCGCTGCTG CAATCCTCCTGA
- the LOC130380751 gene encoding E3 ubiquitin-protein ligase TRIM39-like — MASANTSWSEENFSCSICLDVFNNPVTTACGHNFCRTCITKFWDEQVQYKCPVCNKLFNTRPDLQVNTFLSELAAQFRTTVRVKEQLFVDHAEVPCDVCTGTQLKAVKSCLVCFTSYCQTHLEPHQRVARLQKHRLVEPMDRLEDRMCKKHDRLLELFCQTEQVCVCQFCTEGDHKSHPVVLLEEEYEVKTAQLGKIEAEVPQMIQERKQKIKEITDTVELSSQDADREIAIGGQVFTALIGCVEKCRDEFNQTVQEKLKSTEKQADDLIKELEQEIEDLTNRCSEVKQLSHTEDHLHFLQTFRSLKDPPPTRDWTTVEVRPPSYVGTLRRSLDQLEETLNMEMKKLRGAAELKRVQQYEVDVTLDPDTAHPKLILSEDGKQVHDGGVVKILPENPKRFTKYILVLTRQSFSSGRFYFEVQVKDKTQWYLGVARESIDRIGPIIVTPETGYWTLLLNKDGFSFKDNPYVRLPLRAELQKVGVFVDYDEGLVSFYDVEARVHIYSATGCTFSEPLYPFLCPGRLDYEGNNSAPLIISPVNQTD; from the coding sequence atggcctctgctaacacttcctggtctgaagagaacttttcatgttccatctgtctggatgtgttcaacaaTCCAGTTACCAccgcatgtggacacaacttctgcagaacctgtattacaaagttctgggatgaacaagtccagtacaaatgtcctgtttgtAACAAGCTTTTCAACACAAGACCTGATCTACAGGTCAATACCTTCTTATCAGAGCTGGCCGCTCAGTTTAGAACAACTGTACGAGTGAAAGAGCAGCTTTTTGTTGATCAtgcagaagttccctgtgacgtctgtactgggacccagctgaaggccgtgaagtcctgcctagtgtgttttacctcttactgccaaacccacctggagccacatcagagagtcgcacGCCTgcagaaacatcggctggtcgagcctatggaccgtctggaagacaggatgtgtaagaaacacgacagacttctggagctcttctgccagactgaacaggtgtgtgtgtgtcagttctgcacagagggtgaccacaagtcccatcctgttgtacttctagaggaggaatatgaagtgaagacggcccagctggggaagatagaggctgaagttccgcagatgatccaggagagaaaacaaaagattaaGGAGATCACAGACACAGTGGAACTGAGCAGCCaagatgcagacagagagatagccatTGGTGGCCAGGTCTTCACTGCTCTGATAGGCTGTGTTGAAAAGTGCCGGGATGAATTCAACCAAACTGttcaagagaaactgaaatccacagagaaacaagctgatgacctcatcaaagagctggagcaggaaatagaagatctgaccaatagatgctcagaggtgaagcagctctcacacactgaagaccacctccacttcctccagaccttcagatccctgaaggatcctccacccaccagggactggacgacggtggaggtccgacctccgtcatacgtagggaccttgaggagatccctggatcagctggaggagacactgaacatggagatgaagaagctgcgtggtgctgctgaactgaagagggtccagcagtatgaagtagatgtgactctggatcctgatacagctcatcccaagctcatcctgtctgaggatgggaaacaagtacatgatggaggtgtagtGAAGATACTCCCAGAGAACCCTAAAAGATTTACAAAGTATATATTggttctcacgaggcagagcttctcatcagggagattttactttgaggtccaggttaaagacaagactcaATGGTatttaggagtggccagagagtccatcgacagaatCGGCCCGATCATAGTgacccctgagacgggttacTGGACGCTTCTCTTAAACAAGGATGGGTTTTCTTTTAAAGATAACCCTtatgtccgtctccctctgagagctgagctccagaaggtgggggtgtttgttgattatgatgagggtctggtctccttctatgatgtggaggccagggttcatatctactctgctactggctgcaccttcagtgagcctctctatccattcctctgCCCAGGCCGCCTTGATTATGAAGGtaacaactctgcccccctgatcatctcacctgtcaatcaaacagactag